One region of Oceanipulchritudo coccoides genomic DNA includes:
- a CDS encoding amidohydrolase, with protein MDTIAAEINAIVDEVRALRHDLHRHPELAYEEHETVARVKAFMGSLTGAEIQTGIGGTGMTVLFGKEIEGPCVALRADMDALAMEEESGVEWSSTVPGKMHACGHDGHTAMLAGAARILSRHVDSLQGPVKLIFQPAEEGGAGGLAMCEAGVLKDPAVSAIFGLHNNLPDPSMKIGSLAYTSGAAMAGTGTFDIEVLSSGGHAAFPHRCVDPVYVGACIVEQLHGIVSRMIDPIKSAVITVTRFEAGSAYNIIPSKAVLRGTFRALDRTILEMLQETITKRATEVARAHGAEVRIRCELGYPVLVNDAKAEDTFRRVLAELGQADRMVEVQPNMGGEDFAYFARQVPGFFYFLPACPVDQDSVHGCHHPSFDFNDDLLADGIRLHVETALQFARLWKT; from the coding sequence GTGGATACTATAGCAGCAGAGATTAATGCCATTGTGGATGAGGTAAGGGCGCTGAGGCATGATCTACACCGGCACCCCGAGCTTGCGTACGAGGAGCATGAAACGGTCGCGAGGGTGAAGGCCTTTATGGGCAGCCTGACCGGTGCGGAAATCCAGACCGGAATAGGCGGAACGGGCATGACCGTTCTTTTCGGCAAGGAAATCGAGGGCCCTTGCGTAGCTTTGCGTGCGGACATGGACGCCCTTGCGATGGAGGAAGAGAGCGGTGTGGAATGGTCATCAACCGTTCCGGGTAAAATGCATGCCTGTGGACACGACGGGCATACCGCGATGTTGGCGGGTGCGGCCCGCATCCTCTCTCGCCATGTAGACTCGTTACAGGGACCGGTTAAGTTGATTTTTCAGCCAGCAGAGGAAGGTGGCGCCGGTGGGCTTGCGATGTGCGAGGCAGGCGTCCTGAAGGATCCGGCTGTGTCCGCCATTTTCGGGCTTCATAACAATTTGCCGGATCCATCCATGAAAATTGGGTCACTTGCCTACACTTCCGGTGCGGCCATGGCTGGTACGGGGACCTTTGATATCGAAGTGTTGAGTTCGGGCGGGCATGCGGCCTTTCCACATCGCTGCGTTGATCCGGTATACGTGGGGGCCTGCATTGTTGAGCAGCTCCATGGAATCGTTTCCCGCATGATTGACCCGATCAAATCCGCGGTGATTACGGTGACCCGCTTCGAGGCTGGATCCGCTTACAACATTATTCCCTCAAAGGCGGTTTTGCGCGGTACCTTTCGGGCGCTTGACAGGACCATTCTCGAAATGCTCCAGGAGACTATCACGAAGCGGGCGACGGAAGTGGCTCGTGCGCACGGGGCCGAGGTAAGGATTCGCTGTGAGCTTGGATATCCCGTCCTTGTGAATGATGCCAAAGCGGAAGACACCTTCCGCAGAGTCCTTGCAGAGCTTGGACAAGCCGACCGCATGGTCGAGGTCCAGCCGAACATGGGCGGGGAGGACTTTGCTTATTTTGCCCGTCAGGTCCCGGGCTTTTTCTATTTCCTTCCGGCTTGTCCGGTGGATCAGGACAGCGTGCATGGCTGTCATCATCCGTCCTTCGATTTTAATGATGATCTTCTCGCGGACGGGATACGCCTGCACGTGGAGACCGCTTTGCAGTTTGCCCGTCTTTGGAAGACCTGA
- a CDS encoding response regulator transcription factor, with product MSIKNVLVVEDELMFREFLVGWLVREGYTVVGEAACLEEAERMSKELPMDLVLLDMDLPDGHGMDYVERQMMRQPTTRILVLTAHMGNYPVTKLKRSGVMGVLDKGSTCGEELRRAFEAVESWRTYYTDRVERTFRKVICEGKAFYKTLSPREEELVKAFGLGENNEAIATRLGLSVATIQGHRRNVMAKAGVRSTPELIIWSIRNGFVTGPQIERRQMQE from the coding sequence ATGAGTATAAAGAACGTATTGGTGGTGGAGGACGAGCTAATGTTCCGTGAGTTTCTGGTCGGTTGGCTTGTGCGTGAAGGCTACACGGTGGTGGGTGAGGCGGCTTGCCTGGAAGAGGCGGAGCGAATGAGCAAGGAGCTGCCGATGGATCTGGTCTTGCTGGACATGGACCTTCCGGACGGCCACGGAATGGACTATGTGGAGCGGCAGATGATGCGCCAGCCAACGACGCGCATCCTTGTCCTGACGGCGCACATGGGGAACTATCCCGTGACGAAGCTCAAGCGCAGCGGGGTGATGGGCGTCCTCGACAAGGGATCAACCTGCGGGGAGGAACTCCGGCGTGCTTTCGAGGCGGTGGAGTCGTGGCGAACCTACTACACGGACCGTGTAGAGCGGACCTTCCGGAAGGTGATTTGCGAGGGGAAGGCCTTCTATAAAACCCTGTCTCCCCGTGAGGAGGAACTGGTGAAAGCCTTCGGTCTGGGCGAAAACAATGAGGCGATCGCAACAAGACTTGGGTTATCGGTGGCCACGATACAGGGCCATCGCCGTAATGTGATGGCAAAGGCTGGCGTCAGGAGTACTCCTGAGCTGATTATCTGGTCAATCCGCAACGGCTTTGTCACGGGCCCGCAGATTGAGCGCCGGCAGATGCAGGAATAG
- the ahcY gene encoding adenosylhomocysteinase, translating into MSTQTQEALNYKVADIGLADFGRKEISIAEHEMPGLMATREKYAASKPLAGVRIMGSLHMTIQTAVLIETLRDLGADIRWCSCNIFSTQDHAAAAIAALGVPVFAWKGETLEEYWWCTYQALTWPDGKGPQLIVDDGGDATLLIHKGYELEDGSDWIDTESESEEEAVIKHLLRKVKSEDPIHWHNVVEDWKGVSEETTTGVHRLYEMQNSGKLLVPAINVNDSVTKSKFDNLYGCRESLVDGIKRATDVMISGKVAVVCGYGDVGKGCAAALKAQGAQVVVTEVDPICALQAAMEGFRVLTIEDTLGWGNIYVTTTGNKDIITMDHMQKMADQAIVCNIGHFDNEIQVDKMKQIPGVEHINIKPQVDQYRFPAGNSIYLLAEGRLVNLGCATGHPSFVMSNSFTNQVLAQVELWKNLEKYTPGVYILPKHLDEEVARLHLEKIGAKLTKLSPEQASYIGVKPEGPYKSEHYRY; encoded by the coding sequence ATGAGTACACAGACACAAGAAGCCCTCAATTATAAGGTGGCCGATATCGGATTGGCCGACTTCGGGCGCAAGGAAATTTCCATCGCGGAACATGAAATGCCGGGCCTTATGGCCACACGGGAAAAATACGCCGCCTCGAAGCCTCTGGCCGGCGTGCGGATCATGGGCTCCCTGCACATGACAATCCAGACAGCGGTGTTGATCGAGACCCTGCGTGATCTCGGTGCCGATATCCGCTGGTGCTCATGTAACATTTTCTCCACCCAGGACCACGCTGCCGCAGCTATCGCCGCCCTCGGGGTTCCGGTCTTTGCCTGGAAAGGTGAGACATTGGAAGAATACTGGTGGTGCACTTATCAAGCGCTGACCTGGCCGGACGGAAAGGGCCCGCAGCTGATCGTTGACGACGGCGGTGATGCGACCCTGCTCATCCACAAGGGATATGAGCTGGAAGACGGTAGTGATTGGATCGATACAGAATCCGAGAGTGAGGAAGAAGCCGTCATCAAGCATTTGCTGCGCAAGGTCAAGTCGGAGGATCCGATTCACTGGCATAACGTGGTCGAGGACTGGAAAGGGGTTTCCGAGGAAACAACCACCGGTGTCCATCGCCTTTATGAAATGCAGAACAGTGGCAAGCTGCTTGTCCCGGCAATCAATGTGAATGATTCTGTCACCAAGAGTAAGTTCGATAACCTTTACGGTTGCCGGGAAAGCCTCGTCGACGGAATCAAGCGCGCCACCGATGTCATGATTTCCGGCAAGGTTGCCGTTGTCTGTGGCTACGGCGATGTTGGCAAGGGCTGTGCCGCAGCCTTGAAGGCCCAGGGTGCCCAGGTTGTTGTTACGGAAGTTGACCCGATCTGCGCCTTGCAGGCCGCCATGGAGGGATTCCGCGTCCTTACAATCGAGGACACTCTCGGCTGGGGTAATATCTACGTTACCACCACAGGTAATAAGGATATCATTACAATGGACCACATGCAGAAAATGGCCGATCAGGCGATTGTCTGTAATATCGGCCACTTCGATAACGAGATCCAGGTCGACAAGATGAAACAGATCCCGGGTGTCGAGCATATCAATATCAAGCCGCAGGTCGATCAGTACCGCTTCCCGGCAGGTAATTCCATTTACCTGCTCGCCGAAGGCCGGTTGGTCAATTTGGGGTGTGCCACGGGTCACCCGAGCTTCGTCATGTCCAACAGCTTTACCAATCAGGTGCTGGCGCAGGTGGAGCTTTGGAAGAACCTCGAAAAGTACACTCCGGGTGTCTACATTCTGCCAAAGCATCTCGATGAGGAAGTGGCTCGCCTGCACCTTGAAAAGATCGGTGCCAAGCTGACCAAGCTCAGCCCCGAACAGGCCAGCTACATCGGCGTCAAGCCCGAGGGCCCCTACAAGAGCGAGCATTACCGCTACTAG
- the metK gene encoding methionine adenosyltransferase, protein MKFSSESVGEGHPDKVADYISDSILDACLEQDPKSRVACETLVKSNMVTVAGEITTEAKFDYNAVIREAIRDIGYISQDDDEVFHADDVFINNYLTRQSPDIAQGVNAASAEGKDTDEQGAGDQGIMFGYACDETPEMMPAAIMFAHRILRKLAELRKAKAVDWLRPDAKSQVAISYEDGKITHIDNVVVSTQHRDTVNHDQIKDYIIEEVIKKVLPAELLGDNTEYFINPTGNFVIGGPAGDAGLTGRKIIVDTYGGWGRHGGGAFSGKDPSKVDRSAAYMCRWVAKNVVAAGLAEICELQVAYAIGYPNPTSIHIETFDTGKHPDADIIEAIKKVFRFKPAEIISQLDLLRPIYRESTHYGHFGKAGMPWEEVNKVDALKAAING, encoded by the coding sequence ATGAAGTTCAGTTCAGAGTCAGTCGGGGAGGGTCATCCCGACAAAGTAGCGGATTATATTTCGGACAGCATCCTCGATGCCTGTCTGGAACAGGATCCTAAAAGCCGGGTTGCCTGCGAGACTTTGGTCAAGAGCAACATGGTAACGGTGGCCGGTGAAATCACCACCGAGGCAAAGTTTGATTATAACGCGGTCATCCGGGAAGCGATCCGGGATATCGGGTACATTTCGCAGGACGATGATGAAGTTTTCCATGCGGATGATGTTTTCATCAATAATTACCTGACGCGCCAGAGTCCTGATATTGCGCAAGGCGTGAATGCGGCATCGGCCGAAGGAAAAGACACCGACGAGCAGGGTGCTGGCGACCAGGGGATCATGTTTGGGTATGCTTGTGATGAGACTCCCGAAATGATGCCGGCGGCCATTATGTTTGCCCATCGTATTCTTCGCAAACTGGCTGAGCTGCGTAAGGCGAAGGCTGTTGACTGGTTGCGTCCTGACGCGAAAAGCCAGGTGGCTATCTCCTACGAGGACGGCAAGATCACGCACATCGACAATGTTGTCGTCTCGACCCAGCACCGTGACACAGTCAATCACGATCAAATCAAGGATTACATTATTGAGGAAGTGATTAAGAAAGTGCTTCCCGCCGAGCTGCTGGGCGACAATACAGAATACTTTATCAATCCGACCGGAAATTTCGTCATTGGCGGCCCGGCCGGGGATGCCGGCCTGACCGGGCGTAAGATTATTGTCGATACCTATGGTGGCTGGGGCCGTCACGGTGGCGGTGCTTTCTCCGGAAAGGATCCTTCCAAGGTGGACCGGTCAGCAGCTTACATGTGCCGCTGGGTAGCCAAGAATGTTGTCGCTGCCGGACTGGCTGAGATTTGTGAACTTCAGGTTGCTTACGCCATCGGTTATCCCAACCCGACCTCCATCCATATTGAAACCTTCGATACGGGAAAACATCCTGACGCCGATATCATCGAGGCCATCAAGAAGGTTTTCCGCTTCAAGCCTGCTGAAATTATCAGCCAGCTGGACCTGCTCCGCCCGATTTATCGTGAAAGCACGCACTATGGTCATTTTGGCAAGGCGGGCATGCCGTGGGAGGAAGTCAACAAGGTGGACGCGTTGAAAGCGGCCATCAACGGCTAA
- a CDS encoding thiol-disulfide oxidoreductase DCC family protein, with amino-acid sequence MESGLRIVFYDGQCPFCVGWIKFLLDRDAKDHLRFASLQSDWSSRFFERNGLDQPAMDSVLVWDGQYLHAQSEAIISIAEILPGIWHGGRFIGKLPPRIRDGAYTFIAERRHDLFGKKEKCWLPSEDYRRKFLDLSDPVYKSAQDGDLPEDNTAPDNR; translated from the coding sequence ATGGAGAGCGGTTTGCGGATAGTATTTTACGATGGTCAGTGCCCATTTTGCGTCGGTTGGATAAAATTCCTGCTGGATCGTGATGCGAAGGACCACTTGCGCTTTGCCAGCCTCCAGAGCGATTGGAGCAGTCGCTTTTTCGAGCGGAACGGGCTGGACCAGCCGGCAATGGACAGCGTTCTCGTCTGGGACGGGCAATATTTGCATGCCCAATCGGAGGCCATCATTTCCATAGCGGAAATTCTGCCAGGCATATGGCATGGAGGACGATTCATTGGGAAGCTCCCGCCGCGAATCCGGGATGGGGCCTATACCTTCATTGCCGAACGGCGGCATGATTTATTTGGGAAGAAAGAAAAATGCTGGCTACCGAGTGAGGATTACCGGCGTAAATTCCTCGATTTATCCGATCCTGTTTACAAAAGTGCGCAGGATGGAGATCTGCCAGAAGACAATACAGCTCCGGACAACCGGTAA
- a CDS encoding secondary thiamine-phosphate synthase enzyme YjbQ — translation MEICQKTIQLRTTGKGTYELSSDLEAMLAESGLKDGMMTVFCCHTSCSLVIMENADPSARRDLEAWLERLVPEKDRLFTHTHEGPDDMPSHIKMALTRTSESIPFSGGKLALGTWQGCFLWEHRSAPHSRSLKMTLMGH, via the coding sequence ATGGAGATCTGCCAGAAGACAATACAGCTCCGGACAACCGGTAAAGGCACCTATGAACTCAGTTCCGATCTGGAGGCCATGCTTGCCGAATCAGGACTGAAGGACGGCATGATGACCGTGTTCTGCTGCCACACGAGCTGCAGTCTCGTCATCATGGAAAACGCTGATCCAAGTGCGCGCAGGGATCTCGAAGCCTGGCTGGAACGCCTTGTTCCGGAAAAGGACCGTCTTTTCACGCACACCCATGAAGGGCCCGACGATATGCCCAGTCACATCAAGATGGCCCTGACCCGAACATCGGAATCTATCCCCTTTTCCGGTGGCAAGCTGGCTCTTGGCACTTGGCAAGGGTGCTTTCTCTGGGAGCACCGCTCAGCGCCGCACTCCCGAAGCTTGAAAATGACCCTGATGGGCCACTGA
- a CDS encoding DUF1015 domain-containing protein, with product MRIRSFQGLRPSSDSVNKLVSLPYDVVSTEEARALAAGNPVSMLHVVRAEIDFPEGTDPYSDEVYGKAVANFLRLQAEGHLVRESGPSVYVYQQQMGDHTQQGIVALSHVDDYEKDLIKKHEKTRVAKENDRTRLTSEMSANTGPVFLTYNEVPELTRLMQEASGGTPLYDLVADDGIRHTVWKIEGGEAVMSAFTDVPCTYVADGHHRAASAARVGKERQDANPNHTGEEDYNWFLTVLFPGNQLKILPYNRIVHTLNGLSAADCLERINKVSSVCEADTDTPKEVGDVRFYLDGKWYRIELSPEEGADPVSKLDVSMLQDRILSPILGIDDPRTSDDIDFVGGIRGTAYLKEQVDAGKGAIAFSMYPVSVEQLMEIADAGQIMAPKSTWFEPKLRSGFFVHTF from the coding sequence ATGCGAATTCGATCTTTTCAGGGCCTTCGCCCCTCATCTGACTCCGTCAACAAGCTTGTCTCACTTCCCTACGACGTCGTGAGCACGGAAGAGGCCCGTGCCCTGGCGGCCGGGAATCCCGTGAGCATGCTGCATGTCGTGCGTGCGGAAATTGATTTTCCAGAAGGAACCGATCCGTACTCGGATGAAGTATACGGTAAGGCGGTGGCAAACTTCCTCCGGCTGCAGGCCGAGGGCCACCTTGTCCGCGAGTCTGGTCCCAGTGTCTATGTTTATCAGCAGCAAATGGGTGACCACACCCAGCAGGGGATCGTCGCTTTGTCCCACGTTGATGATTATGAAAAGGACCTCATCAAGAAGCATGAGAAAACCCGGGTGGCCAAGGAGAACGATCGCACCCGGTTGACCTCCGAGATGAGCGCCAATACGGGACCGGTATTTCTGACCTACAACGAAGTCCCCGAGCTGACCCGGCTGATGCAAGAGGCCTCGGGCGGCACACCCCTTTACGATCTTGTTGCTGATGATGGCATTCGCCACACCGTCTGGAAAATCGAAGGAGGAGAGGCTGTCATGTCGGCCTTCACCGATGTTCCCTGCACCTATGTTGCCGATGGCCACCACCGCGCGGCCTCTGCCGCCCGTGTGGGCAAGGAGCGGCAGGATGCCAACCCCAACCACACCGGCGAAGAGGATTACAATTGGTTCCTGACGGTCCTGTTCCCGGGCAACCAGCTCAAGATCCTGCCCTACAACCGGATTGTCCATACACTTAACGGGTTGAGCGCGGCGGATTGCCTGGAACGCATCAACAAGGTTTCTTCCGTCTGTGAAGCGGATACCGATACGCCGAAGGAAGTGGGCGATGTGCGATTCTATCTCGATGGGAAATGGTACCGTATCGAGCTTAGCCCGGAAGAGGGGGCGGACCCGGTCAGCAAACTCGATGTGAGCATGTTGCAGGACCGCATCCTTAGCCCGATTCTGGGAATTGATGACCCGCGGACCAGCGACGATATCGATTTTGTCGGAGGAATCCGCGGCACGGCTTACCTGAAGGAGCAGGTGGATGCGGGAAAGGGAGCGATTGCCTTTTCAATGTATCCGGTGAGTGTCGAACAGTTGATGGAGATTGCCGATGCCGGCCAGATCATGGCTCCGAAAAGTACCTGGTTTGAGCCGAAGCTGCGGAGCGGTTTTTTCGTGCACACTTTTTAG
- a CDS encoding pyridoxal-phosphate-dependent aminotransferase family protein: protein MSYKLFIPGPIEVSEKTYKAMTTPVFGHRSPDFVELYQSVQPGLQELFYTKDPVYLSTSSAWGVMEGAIRNLVHKKVLNVCSGAFSDKWLDVSKRCGKNAEALQYDWGTPVDPADIRQKLSTGEFDTITLIHNETSTGTMNPIAEIMAVIREFPDVIAVVDSVSSFSAVKIDKDALGIDVLLTGSQKALAMPPGLALLSVSERARQRAATMPDRGYYFDFLEFHKNHEKGMTPSTPVIPLIFALRSKLEDIFAEGLEARYARHERLNKLVHGWMDKYGLETLPPRSHASKSLSCIKNRYDWDLPALNAHLKTHYKCVIDGGYGKIKGKTFRISNMGDETDETISELLTNLDASLEALSFTRS from the coding sequence ATGTCCTATAAACTTTTTATTCCCGGCCCAATTGAGGTTTCTGAAAAGACCTACAAGGCCATGACAACGCCGGTCTTCGGACACCGAAGCCCCGATTTCGTCGAGCTCTACCAGTCTGTTCAGCCGGGCTTGCAGGAGCTCTTCTACACGAAGGATCCGGTATATTTGTCAACAAGCTCAGCTTGGGGCGTTATGGAAGGCGCCATCCGCAACCTTGTTCATAAAAAGGTCCTCAATGTCTGTTCGGGCGCCTTTTCCGACAAATGGCTCGATGTCTCCAAGCGCTGTGGGAAAAACGCTGAAGCCCTCCAATACGATTGGGGCACCCCGGTCGATCCGGCCGATATCCGCCAGAAGCTGTCCACCGGCGAATTTGATACGATCACCTTGATCCACAACGAGACCTCGACGGGAACCATGAATCCGATCGCCGAAATCATGGCAGTGATCCGTGAATTCCCCGATGTCATTGCCGTGGTCGACAGCGTCAGCTCATTCTCCGCGGTGAAGATCGACAAGGACGCATTGGGGATTGATGTCCTCCTCACCGGCAGCCAGAAGGCACTCGCCATGCCACCTGGACTGGCGCTCCTGAGTGTCTCTGAGCGGGCCCGACAACGCGCCGCCACCATGCCCGATCGCGGCTATTATTTCGACTTTCTGGAATTCCACAAGAACCACGAAAAGGGCATGACCCCCTCCACCCCGGTCATCCCGCTCATTTTTGCGCTTCGCTCAAAACTGGAGGATATTTTTGCTGAAGGGCTGGAGGCGCGCTATGCCCGCCACGAGCGCCTCAACAAGCTCGTTCACGGCTGGATGGACAAATACGGGCTCGAAACCCTGCCGCCGCGCAGCCATGCTTCCAAGTCGTTGTCCTGCATTAAAAACAGGTACGATTGGGACTTGCCCGCCCTGAATGCCCACCTGAAGACTCATTACAAATGTGTGATCGATGGCGGATATGGAAAGATCAAGGGCAAGACCTTCCGCATCTCCAACATGGGAGACGAGACGGATGAAACAATTTCCGAATTGTTGACAAACCTTGACGCCTCCCTTGAGGCCCTCAGCTTCACACGCTCTTAA
- a CDS encoding DNA topoisomerase, giving the protein MPESKKTLIIAEKPSVAQDISKVLGKFKKVGDAYENDEYVISSAVGHLVELYMPEDINKKEYGFWRLGSLPIIPEKFELKAISDKRSKERFMMLKKLMARKDVGQIYNACDAGREGELIFTYIYELAKCKKPYERVWMQSMTPASIREAFSNLRAPEKMQGLKDAARSRSEADWLIGINGTRAITKRMFGRSKGVATVGRVQTPTLSIVLEREFAIRNFEPRAYWRVEGQFSVTEGTYTGLLQRSDKVNKEDSEDKTDRFWSEEEANALVARLNDLKGGIAHDEKKRTRQSCGRLYDLTSLQREANGRFGYSAARTLQIAQSLYEKHKLLTYPRTDSRALPEDYIPTVKAALGNLTGPISDHAKMVLENDWVKPNKRIFNNAQVSDHFAIVPTGESPKRLSSEEERIFEMVSQRFVAIFFPPAEFDVTTRTTALEDLSFKTEGKVLVKPGYLQVYGKAGTKTEMPALVEADKDPEWLKEANSPDLASAEGFKAQSASIELQEEATKPPARFTEATLLSAMEGAGKLVEDDELADAMKEKGLGTPATRANVIDHLIREKYMEREGRNLLPTTKAEGLWEFLQAVKAEALTQPALTGDWEYQLRQMETGKTTRDQFMGGIIELTKTIVDRVKTFEEDEKAAPDSSVISPTDEKPMKSMLRAFKSQDGELTIYKTISGRKLTEEEVQTLVKERVVGPLDDFRSKAGKPFSALLRLDAMNKVSFDFGDNGTNGNNEDLNLDELPVVGKFKESGATVYETPNAYACQRTLQNEPGDTFRLSRTMLGKTLPREEVVKLLETGKTGLIKGFKSKRTGRLFDAFLFLKPRGGIGFEFPPRKAAAKKTTTKKAAKKD; this is encoded by the coding sequence TTGCCAGAATCCAAGAAAACCCTGATCATAGCCGAGAAACCAAGTGTCGCCCAGGACATTTCCAAGGTCCTCGGGAAATTCAAGAAAGTCGGCGATGCCTACGAAAATGATGAATACGTCATTTCCTCGGCGGTCGGTCACCTCGTCGAGCTCTACATGCCCGAGGATATTAACAAGAAGGAGTATGGCTTCTGGCGCCTCGGAAGCCTTCCCATCATCCCCGAGAAGTTTGAGCTGAAAGCGATCAGCGACAAGCGCAGCAAGGAGCGCTTCATGATGCTGAAAAAGCTGATGGCGCGCAAGGATGTGGGACAGATCTACAACGCTTGTGACGCCGGACGTGAAGGGGAGTTGATTTTTACCTACATATACGAGCTGGCCAAGTGCAAGAAGCCATACGAACGCGTCTGGATGCAATCCATGACGCCGGCTTCCATCCGCGAGGCCTTTTCAAACCTGCGCGCTCCGGAAAAGATGCAGGGCCTGAAGGATGCAGCGCGAAGCCGCTCTGAGGCAGACTGGCTCATCGGCATTAACGGGACCCGCGCCATCACCAAGCGGATGTTTGGCCGGAGTAAGGGCGTCGCCACTGTCGGGCGCGTACAGACCCCAACCCTTTCTATTGTCCTCGAACGGGAGTTTGCCATCAGGAATTTCGAGCCGCGGGCTTACTGGCGTGTGGAAGGCCAGTTCTCCGTGACAGAAGGAACCTACACCGGCTTGCTGCAACGAAGTGACAAGGTCAACAAGGAGGATTCCGAGGACAAGACCGACCGGTTCTGGTCTGAAGAGGAAGCCAATGCGCTGGTTGCCCGTCTGAATGATTTGAAAGGCGGGATTGCCCATGACGAGAAAAAGCGAACGCGCCAATCCTGCGGTCGCCTCTATGACCTCACGTCCCTTCAGCGGGAAGCCAACGGCCGCTTCGGATACTCGGCCGCCCGGACCTTGCAGATTGCTCAGAGCTTGTATGAAAAGCATAAGCTCCTGACCTATCCGCGAACTGATAGTCGCGCCCTTCCCGAGGATTACATTCCCACCGTCAAGGCCGCCTTGGGTAACCTCACCGGCCCCATCTCGGATCACGCCAAGATGGTCCTTGAGAATGACTGGGTGAAGCCCAACAAGCGCATCTTCAATAACGCGCAGGTCAGCGATCACTTTGCCATTGTCCCGACCGGGGAAAGCCCGAAACGGCTGAGCTCCGAAGAGGAACGGATCTTCGAAATGGTTTCACAACGATTTGTCGCCATTTTCTTCCCGCCCGCGGAATTTGATGTCACGACACGGACCACCGCCCTGGAAGACCTGTCTTTCAAGACCGAAGGGAAGGTGCTTGTAAAGCCCGGCTATCTCCAAGTCTACGGTAAAGCCGGCACCAAGACTGAAATGCCCGCCCTCGTCGAGGCAGACAAGGATCCGGAGTGGCTCAAGGAAGCAAATTCGCCTGACCTCGCCAGCGCGGAAGGCTTCAAGGCCCAATCCGCTTCAATCGAGTTGCAGGAGGAAGCGACCAAACCACCTGCGCGTTTCACGGAAGCCACTCTTCTTTCCGCAATGGAAGGGGCTGGAAAACTCGTCGAAGATGACGAGCTGGCTGATGCCATGAAGGAAAAGGGGCTGGGCACACCGGCCACACGGGCCAATGTCATTGACCACCTGATCCGTGAGAAATACATGGAACGGGAAGGCCGCAACCTTCTCCCCACAACGAAGGCGGAAGGCCTCTGGGAGTTTCTCCAGGCCGTCAAAGCCGAGGCACTCACCCAACCTGCCCTGACCGGTGACTGGGAATACCAACTGCGACAGATGGAAACCGGCAAAACCACCCGCGACCAGTTCATGGGGGGAATCATCGAGCTCACCAAGACCATCGTCGACCGGGTCAAGACTTTCGAGGAAGACGAAAAGGCCGCTCCTGATTCATCGGTTATTTCACCGACGGATGAGAAGCCCATGAAAAGCATGTTGCGGGCTTTCAAGTCACAGGACGGTGAACTTACCATCTACAAGACAATTTCAGGCAGGAAACTGACCGAGGAAGAGGTGCAGACCCTCGTCAAGGAGCGCGTTGTGGGCCCGCTTGACGACTTCCGCTCCAAGGCCGGCAAGCCGTTTTCGGCACTTCTCCGGCTCGATGCTATGAACAAGGTCAGCTTTGACTTTGGCGACAATGGTACAAACGGGAATAATGAAGACCTCAACCTCGATGAGCTGCCAGTGGTGGGTAAGTTCAAGGAATCGGGAGCCACGGTCTACGAGACGCCCAACGCCTACGCCTGCCAGCGCACCCTTCAAAATGAACCGGGCGACACATTCCGTCTTTCCCGCACGATGCTTGGGAAGACGCTTCCCCGTGAGGAAGTGGTGAAATTGCTGGAAACAGGAAAGACCGGCCTCATCAAGGGCTTCAAGTCAAAGCGTACCGGCCGGCTCTTCGATGCCTTCCTCTTCTTGAAACCACGGGGCGGAATTGGCTTCGAGTTTCCTCCAAGGAAAGCCGCCGCCAAGAAGACAACGACTAAAAAGGCTGCCAAAAAGGACTGA